A window of Pelagicoccus enzymogenes genomic DNA:
TAGGACGCTCCGTACCGTGGTGGTCAAACTCGTACCAGCCACCCACGATCAGCTTGTTGTTCTCAGTTTCCCAAGTGTAGGAAGCTGTCACACCGTAGCGATGACCACCGAAGTTTTCGTCACGAGCCGTACGGCCTGGAACACCAGGAACGAAGGTCACGCCTGGAGCGTATGTCGGAGTTCCTGGGGCGACGATCGCATGCTCGTCACCATACTCGGTTACTATACTGCCGTCTTCGCCAATAGCGTTACCCGCTGCGTCATACCACATCTGCCCCCAAATATCGGTACGGCTTGGATCGTTCATGTAAGCGGCACGGACCTGAGTCTGAGCGTAGGCTTGGTCACGTCCCCAGAGACCGTAGTTGTTCTTGTCCTGGTAGTAGGTGACAACTTCCATGGACTTGCCCGGCTCGAAATCGAAGTCGAACTTGAAGCGCTGGAGCGTATCCATACGACCATTCTTCCACTTGTCGTAGTAGATGGCGTTCACGCCCTCACCGGCTCCGACCGAAGAATCTATGTATTTTACTGGACCAAGGTTACGTCCCTGATCGCTCAAATCTCCGTACTGGAAGGAACCACCAGGCATATCGGGAAAATCCCAAGGCGTGTACTCACGGTAGCCAAAGCCGGTACCGCGGTAGTTCCCCGCTTCGGCATCTTGCCATTCCTGCCAATCCAAACCGGCAGTGTCGAAGTCGTCACGGTCGTTGTAGGTAACGGCGTAAGTGATGTCCAACTTGTCGGAAGGAAGCTCATACTTGAACTTCGCTTCGTAGCGTCGAGCCATGCCCTTGCCTAATCCGTCAAGTCCGCGCGGAGTGAACTCGAAGTGGGAACCGCTCACGTAGCCAGTGAAGCCGGGAGCGATTTCGCCCATCTCGTACTTACCGAAGAGGCTGATGTGATCGAAGCTGCCGTAAGTGGCGCTGAACATCGCGCCCTGCTCCTTGGAGGGATCCTTGGTGAAATACTGGAGCGAACCGCCAAGCGCCTGGTAGGCAGGAGTCGTTACGTCGCCCGCACCTTGGGAAACCTTGATGGTGGTGAGGTTCTGGGAATCGACCAAACGACCGATCGGGCTACCATAGCGAGGATCGGAAGTACCGACCGGCACGCCGTCAAGGGTTACCCCCAGGTTGGAGATATTGAAGGCACGAACGCGAATGTCGTTACCGAACTCGTAGAAACCAAAGGGGTCACGCGTTACCACGTTTACCCCCGGGATCTTGTCGACCATCTTTTCCGGAAGCGCTCCGGGCATCGCGATTTCGAGGGCCTCGAGGTCGAGAGAGTTGTTGGCGCGACTTTCGCCTTGGCCAACAGCTGTGAAGGTTTCGAAGACTTCCATTCCGGAACCTGAATCCTGGGCAACCGACTCGAAGCTGAGTCCTGCTAGCACGAGAGCTATTGCTGCCTTAGCGAGAGTCCCCTTGGACCTCTCGCCGCTGGAGGGATGCGAGCACATAGCTACGCCATCCGCGTTTAACGGTGTTGATTTAGACATCTTTTTGTATGGTTTGAGTTTAGCTTTAAACCACCTGAGGTTTAGCATCAACGATGCCAAAACAGCCACGGCTCAACGGAAGTGGAATAAATTTGGAACAAATCCTCAATTCTCCGCTATCGCTGCTCCCTTTCGACGATCCCCGTTCCATCAATACGCCTCATAATTAGTCGTATTACTTTTATAACTACAGAGTAACTACCGACAAACGCAGCCCCCGCCGCGCCCGAAACCGAAGCCTCCCATCCCTTATATATTATTGTAGCGCCGAAGCGACGACGGTACACCAGCCCCCTCGCCAGGTTCGACGATCAAAATAGAGCAGCCCGTCACGGAGGGCGTTTTGCTCAATTGCTTGCACCTCCAAAATTTACGGCGACACACGCATTCATGGCGCAAAGTCTGCTCGCCGCCCTCTTGGACGGGCGTTGATGCTCGCCGCAAAAAGATGTCTAAATGAAGCCTTTCAGAAGCAACCCCGTAACGGTTGCGGGAGCGCTGCTATGCTCGTGCCTAACAGCACCAGCCGGCCAGTCGCAAACCG
This region includes:
- a CDS encoding TonB-dependent receptor; this encodes MSKSTPLNADGVAMCSHPSSGERSKGTLAKAAIALVLAGLSFESVAQDSGSGMEVFETFTAVGQGESRANNSLDLEALEIAMPGALPEKMVDKIPGVNVVTRDPFGFYEFGNDIRVRAFNISNLGVTLDGVPVGTSDPRYGSPIGRLVDSQNLTTIKVSQGAGDVTTPAYQALGGSLQYFTKDPSKEQGAMFSATYGSFDHISLFGKYEMGEIAPGFTGYVSGSHFEFTPRGLDGLGKGMARRYEAKFKYELPSDKLDITYAVTYNDRDDFDTAGLDWQEWQDAEAGNYRGTGFGYREYTPWDFPDMPGGSFQYGDLSDQGRNLGPVKYIDSSVGAGEGVNAIYYDKWKNGRMDTLQRFKFDFDFEPGKSMEVVTYYQDKNNYGLWGRDQAYAQTQVRAAYMNDPSRTDIWGQMWYDAAGNAIGEDGSIVTEYGDEHAIVAPGTPTYAPGVTFVPGVPGRTARDENFGGHRYGVTASYTWETENNKLIVGGWYEFDHHGTERPNFNLDGGSILGAYRYDQFNFTNYTRYIDQDVMQFWVQDTWTTMDGNLEVIAGVKAITLDRDANGFLSISEWLKNEETFRSTKYEDMFLPQFGLLYTVNDNTEAFFNYSENMATPNSGTITTAGDTFDPDILKPEYSENFDIGIRGNIGSSSYTLQAYSVSYTDRILSVPVPIDSPNAGAAGNTRYQNVGGVDSWGIEASGDIKTGIEGLSFSGSIALQETTFQEDLLDSVVRIAAGDPIPTAGEGYRVASTSDPLAYEIYQDISGNDLGNTPFLTANFDAIYTKGNWKFNFGGKYYDDVYVNTLNTQPVDSYTIFDGGIAYTGASDTPLEGWKASLSISNLFDQYIWYARSYSGTSGQVLADRGRNVALTLSTKF